In Streptomyces sp. NBC_00704, a genomic segment contains:
- a CDS encoding helix-turn-helix transcriptional regulator: MAGSGGSLSRSGLRGREAELGRLGELIASVARTGSGALVLIHGEAGIGKTALLTEAAARARAAGYSVGTGKADELHHIVPLSSLRASLHGDRPLLSGDAFADLVGGHDQRIRLVERLAAAIEAAAGRVPVLIALDDVQWADPLSRFVLKQLPRRLRTSPVLWLLTRRQGPAEPDEEIVVAARDELTAVTLPLRPLSGAAIGQLADDALGEGADERVRNLLDGAGGNPFLAVEMLAGLRTAGASGDPVPPGLVVGVRGRLGSLRPGTLRFLRMGAVLGRVFRFHDAAALCGLAPSVLVPELDEAVRAGILDDDGDRLVFRHDLLRQAVYADIPPSARKALHREAAAHLVLAGHRPIDAVPHILEGALPGDEEAVALLGRAADDVLPVTPGLAADLMTHALELAPPAMPSRFAVGERAIVHLTRAGRNREALLTGDRLLAARPPLAAFSRLQTALGGTLWNMDLADELLRRAETTLALGGAAPEVEARLTALRALALSRGHDLAAARETGEHALRAALAAGDREAHVLALSALGEIALNAGENAVGRRHFTALSAVDPAFLPEEIVACTHMDDFASGERLLLRATGHDGAPRQAMLLWAQGHRHLGLGRLDDAEADLETMERLEDDVQVPVQQVNARVIRSRIALLRGDRGAARQHLTAARERLAAKPNPGNTAAVRFLEAVHAEADGDVRLALDRIRQVQQEGPFMRWRLLRTWVDSAIRAALRGADRALAEDLAAQAAAHAERNPGVPTAAGVAAQAAGLVANDPALLERSVELLEGSPRPLARAAARADLGRALLAAGRVPRARAALSHAQATFAEAGAHAAAARVRRGTAAARPGDRAGSGGRRAVTGRRPVEGWEALTVSEKKVARLIAEGHTNRSAADLLVVSPHTVNTHLTSAFRKLSVNSRVQLAHLVMGLRGS; encoded by the coding sequence GTGGCGGGGTCAGGCGGTTCGCTGTCGCGGAGCGGTCTGCGCGGCCGGGAGGCCGAGCTGGGACGACTGGGGGAGCTGATCGCCTCGGTGGCCCGCACCGGGAGCGGTGCGCTGGTCCTCATCCACGGCGAGGCCGGGATCGGCAAGACCGCGCTGCTCACCGAGGCCGCCGCCAGGGCGCGTGCGGCGGGCTACTCCGTCGGCACGGGCAAGGCCGACGAACTGCACCACATCGTGCCGCTCTCGTCGCTGAGGGCCTCCCTGCACGGCGACCGGCCGCTGCTCTCCGGGGACGCCTTCGCCGATCTCGTCGGCGGCCACGATCAGCGCATCAGGCTGGTGGAGCGCCTGGCGGCGGCGATCGAAGCCGCGGCCGGGAGGGTGCCGGTGCTGATCGCCCTGGACGACGTGCAGTGGGCCGACCCGCTGAGCCGGTTCGTCCTGAAGCAGCTTCCGAGGCGGCTGCGCACCTCGCCGGTCCTGTGGCTGCTGACCCGGCGGCAGGGCCCCGCCGAGCCGGACGAGGAGATCGTCGTCGCTGCACGGGACGAACTCACGGCGGTCACCCTGCCGTTGAGACCCCTTTCCGGCGCGGCCATCGGGCAGTTGGCCGACGACGCCCTGGGCGAGGGCGCCGACGAGCGGGTACGGAACCTGCTCGACGGAGCCGGCGGCAACCCCTTCCTGGCGGTGGAGATGCTGGCGGGACTGCGCACCGCCGGCGCCTCAGGGGACCCGGTGCCCCCCGGGCTGGTGGTGGGCGTACGCGGCAGGCTCGGCTCCCTGCGGCCCGGCACCCTCCGCTTCCTCCGGATGGGAGCCGTCCTGGGGCGCGTGTTCCGTTTCCACGACGCCGCCGCCCTCTGCGGCCTCGCGCCCTCCGTTTTGGTCCCGGAGCTGGACGAGGCGGTGCGCGCCGGGATCCTGGACGACGACGGCGACCGACTGGTCTTCCGGCACGACCTGCTGCGCCAGGCCGTCTACGCCGACATCCCGCCGTCGGCCCGGAAGGCTCTGCACCGGGAGGCCGCCGCCCATCTCGTCCTGGCCGGACACCGGCCGATCGACGCGGTGCCGCACATCCTCGAGGGCGCCCTGCCCGGGGACGAGGAAGCGGTGGCCCTCCTCGGCCGGGCCGCCGACGACGTCCTCCCGGTGACGCCGGGCCTGGCGGCCGACCTGATGACGCACGCCCTGGAACTGGCGCCGCCGGCGATGCCGTCGCGGTTCGCGGTGGGCGAGCGGGCGATCGTCCACCTGACCCGGGCCGGCCGGAACCGCGAGGCGCTGCTGACCGGGGACCGTCTCCTGGCCGCCCGGCCGCCTCTGGCCGCGTTCAGCCGCCTGCAGACCGCCCTCGGCGGGACGCTGTGGAACATGGATCTCGCCGACGAGTTGCTCCGCCGCGCCGAAACGACCCTCGCGCTCGGCGGCGCCGCCCCCGAGGTCGAGGCCAGACTGACCGCGCTGCGCGCACTCGCCCTGTCCCGCGGGCACGATCTCGCCGCGGCCCGCGAGACGGGCGAGCACGCGCTGCGCGCCGCCCTCGCGGCAGGCGACCGGGAGGCGCACGTGCTGGCCCTGTCCGCGCTCGGCGAGATCGCGCTCAACGCGGGGGAGAACGCCGTCGGACGGCGGCACTTCACCGCGCTCAGCGCCGTCGATCCCGCCTTCCTGCCCGAAGAGATCGTCGCCTGCACGCACATGGACGACTTCGCCTCCGGTGAGCGGCTGCTCCTGCGGGCGACGGGCCACGACGGGGCGCCCCGGCAGGCCATGCTGCTGTGGGCACAAGGCCACCGGCATCTCGGGCTCGGCAGGCTCGACGACGCCGAGGCCGACCTCGAGACCATGGAACGCCTCGAAGACGACGTACAGGTACCGGTCCAACAGGTGAACGCCCGCGTGATCCGCTCCCGGATCGCCCTTCTGCGAGGCGACCGGGGAGCGGCCCGGCAGCACCTGACCGCGGCGCGGGAGAGACTGGCGGCCAAGCCGAACCCGGGCAACACCGCCGCGGTGCGCTTCCTGGAGGCCGTCCACGCCGAGGCCGACGGGGACGTCCGGCTCGCCCTCGACAGGATCCGGCAGGTGCAACAGGAAGGCCCCTTCATGCGCTGGCGGCTGCTGCGCACGTGGGTCGACTCCGCGATACGCGCGGCCCTGCGCGGCGCGGACCGCGCGCTCGCCGAGGACCTGGCCGCGCAGGCCGCGGCCCACGCCGAACGCAACCCCGGCGTGCCCACCGCCGCCGGCGTCGCGGCGCAGGCCGCCGGCCTCGTCGCGAACGATCCCGCCCTGCTGGAACGCTCCGTCGAACTCCTCGAGGGGAGCCCCCGGCCGCTGGCGCGGGCCGCGGCTCGCGCGGACCTGGGGCGGGCCCTCCTGGCGGCCGGCCGTGTACCCCGGGCGAGGGCCGCCCTGTCCCACGCGCAGGCCACGTTCGCCGAGGCGGGCGCCCACGCGGCGGCGGCGCGTGTGCGGCGCGGTACCGCCGCTGCTCGGCCCGGTGACCGTGCCGGGTCGGGCGGTCGCAGGGCGGTGACCGGGCGGCGCCCCGTGGAGGGGTGGGAGGCGCTCACGGTCTCGGAGAAGAAGGTCGCGCGCCTCATCGCCGAGGGCCACACCAACCGGTCGGCCGCCGACCTGCTGGTCGTCTCCCCGCACACGGTCAACACCCACCTGACCTCCGCCTTCCGCAAGCTGTCCGTGAACTCCCGGGTACAACTCGCCCACCTGGTCATGGGGTTGCGGGGCAGCTGA
- a CDS encoding sugar ABC transporter substrate-binding protein translates to MGRRTAALLGAVALVSAVAGCGAGAGDGSGGRVTSITALDYYSDATEHADWGERLSACGRTVGVRVEHTSVPAASLIPKVLQRASSRTLPDLLMLDNPDLQQIAGTGALTPLDRYGIDTGGFSEGILSAGTYRGKVYGLAPTVSTVALVYNKDMLAEAGVVVPRTWDELKAAAAELTRPGRYGMAVDADASFEGTWQFLPFLWSNGGDERRLDSPQAAQALRLWVDLVRSGSMSRSVLNWTQADVHDQFVAGRTAMMVNGPWRISALNKAENLHWGVAPLPVRRTGQTLVAPLGGEVWTVPRSPSPTRQKKAAQVLACLNDPAHTLALAERNFTVPSRPAVASRYARRTPSMAVFVESVERARARSAQLGVGWPAAATAVYTAIQSALTGEQTPEEALRHAQQTATSP, encoded by the coding sequence GTGGGGCGGCGGACAGCGGCTCTCCTGGGGGCCGTCGCCCTGGTGTCCGCGGTCGCCGGCTGCGGCGCCGGAGCCGGGGACGGATCCGGCGGCAGGGTCACCTCCATCACCGCGCTCGACTACTACTCCGACGCGACGGAGCACGCCGACTGGGGCGAACGGCTCTCCGCCTGCGGGAGGACCGTCGGCGTGAGGGTCGAGCACACGAGCGTTCCGGCGGCGTCGCTGATTCCCAAGGTGTTGCAGCGGGCGTCGTCGCGGACGCTTCCGGACCTTCTGATGCTGGACAACCCCGACCTGCAGCAGATCGCCGGGACGGGCGCGCTGACGCCGCTGGACCGCTACGGCATCGACACCGGCGGCTTCTCCGAGGGCATCCTGTCGGCGGGCACCTACCGGGGGAAGGTGTACGGGCTGGCGCCCACCGTCAGCACGGTCGCCCTCGTCTACAACAAGGACATGCTCGCCGAGGCCGGTGTCGTCGTGCCGAGGACCTGGGACGAGTTGAAGGCGGCCGCTGCCGAACTGACCCGCCCGGGGCGTTACGGGATGGCGGTCGACGCCGACGCGTCGTTCGAGGGAACCTGGCAGTTCCTGCCGTTCCTGTGGTCCAACGGCGGGGACGAGAGGCGGCTGGACAGCCCGCAGGCCGCGCAGGCGCTCCGGCTCTGGGTCGACCTGGTCCGCAGCGGATCCATGTCGAGGTCGGTGCTGAACTGGACCCAGGCCGACGTCCACGACCAGTTCGTCGCGGGCAGGACGGCCATGATGGTCAACGGCCCCTGGCGGATCTCCGCCCTGAACAAGGCAGAAAACCTGCACTGGGGCGTGGCTCCCCTCCCCGTGCGCCGGACGGGGCAGACCCTCGTCGCCCCGCTGGGCGGCGAGGTGTGGACGGTGCCGCGGAGCCCGTCGCCGACCCGGCAGAAGAAGGCCGCACAGGTACTGGCCTGCCTGAACGACCCCGCGCACACGCTCGCGCTGGCCGAGCGGAACTTCACCGTGCCCTCCCGCCCCGCGGTGGCCTCCCGGTACGCCCGGCGGACCCCGTCGATGGCGGTCTTCGTCGAGAGCGTCGAACGGGCCCGGGCCCGTTCCGCGCAGCTCGGCGTCGGATGGCCCGCGGCCGCGACCGCCGTCTACACCGCGATCCAGTCCGCGCTGACGGGCGAGCAGACACCGGAGGAAGCGCTCAGACATGCACAGCAGACGGCGACCAGCCCCTGA
- a CDS encoding carbohydrate ABC transporter permease, translating to MTRLREPVARWMFVAPAGVYLTLFFGYPVVKNVVMSFQQYSTTTFYTGAAPFVGLRNYAEVLSSDLFSEALLTTALFTVGSLAGQFALGLALALFFRRRFPLGGVLRSLLLLPWLLPLVASGATWRRMLDTDTGVVNDALRGLHLVSSGVPWLTGTSEALVSVIVVNIWVGVPFNTAILYGGLQDIPTRLYEAARIDGAGPVATFRHVTWPLLRPVAGVVLVLGVMYTLKVLDIVLVVTGGGPAGATETLATRSYELSFRQFAFGRGAALGNVLVVVSLGCAFLYLHANRRARQDWEAIR from the coding sequence TTGACGCGCCTGCGGGAGCCGGTCGCCCGCTGGATGTTCGTGGCGCCCGCCGGGGTGTACCTCACGCTGTTCTTCGGATACCCGGTCGTCAAGAACGTCGTGATGAGTTTTCAGCAGTACTCGACCACCACGTTCTACACCGGTGCCGCGCCGTTCGTGGGACTGCGCAACTACGCGGAGGTCCTGTCGTCGGACCTGTTCTCCGAGGCCCTGCTGACGACGGCCCTGTTCACCGTCGGTTCGCTCGCCGGGCAGTTCGCGCTGGGGCTGGCCCTCGCGCTGTTCTTCCGGCGGCGCTTCCCGCTCGGCGGGGTGCTGCGGTCGCTCCTGCTGCTTCCGTGGCTGCTGCCGTTGGTCGCCTCCGGGGCGACGTGGAGGCGGATGCTCGACACCGACACGGGCGTCGTCAACGACGCGCTGCGCGGCCTGCACCTCGTGTCGTCCGGCGTGCCCTGGCTGACCGGCACCTCGGAGGCGCTGGTCTCGGTGATCGTCGTCAACATCTGGGTGGGCGTTCCCTTCAACACCGCGATCCTGTATGGCGGGTTGCAGGACATTCCGACGCGGCTGTACGAGGCGGCGAGGATCGACGGAGCCGGTCCCGTGGCCACGTTCCGCCATGTCACCTGGCCCCTGCTGCGGCCCGTGGCCGGCGTCGTGCTGGTGCTGGGCGTGATGTACACCCTGAAAGTGCTGGACATCGTGCTCGTGGTGACCGGCGGCGGACCGGCCGGCGCCACCGAGACCCTCGCCACCCGGTCCTACGAACTGTCCTTCCGGCAGTTCGCGTTCGGGCGCGGCGCCGCCCTGGGGAACGTGCTCGTCGTCGTCTCGCTCGGATGCGCCTTCCTCTACCTGCACGCCAACCGGCGGGCCCGGCAGGACTGGGAGGCGATCCGGTGA
- a CDS encoding carbohydrate ABC transporter permease, producing the protein MRLPLPARQPAGPAGLGGDPVRRAPGRDLLSTVIGIVLLAVMLFPLYWMVNASLQPAGSALLRTGWFPSHPDFGGYATALGDQGRNLVTSLVVALGSVVFSLALAAPAAYALAWLPLRGAGVVLFGVLVTQTVPGIAVANALYGAYEELGLLNSYPGLILADSTAGVPFAIIVLRTSMRTIPRETVEAARVDGAGRWRTFRSVVLPMSANSLITAAIFTFLLAWSDFLFALTLTTTETVRPITLGIYDYLGAHTNRWNAVMATAVLASVPAAVLLVLAQRRIAAGAADGAVR; encoded by the coding sequence ATGCGCCTTCCTCTACCTGCACGCCAACCGGCGGGCCCGGCAGGACTGGGAGGCGATCCGGTGAGACGCGCACCCGGACGCGACCTGCTGTCCACCGTCATCGGGATCGTCCTGCTCGCGGTGATGCTCTTCCCGCTCTACTGGATGGTGAACGCCTCCCTCCAGCCGGCGGGCAGCGCACTGCTGCGGACGGGATGGTTCCCCTCCCACCCGGACTTCGGCGGTTACGCCACCGCGCTGGGCGACCAAGGACGCAACCTCGTCACCAGCCTCGTCGTGGCCCTGGGCAGCGTCGTGTTCAGCCTCGCGCTCGCCGCGCCGGCGGCCTACGCGCTCGCCTGGCTGCCCCTCCGGGGCGCGGGCGTCGTGCTCTTCGGCGTCCTGGTGACGCAGACGGTGCCGGGCATCGCGGTCGCCAACGCCCTCTACGGCGCCTACGAGGAGCTGGGTCTCCTCAACTCCTACCCGGGCCTGATCCTCGCCGACTCGACCGCCGGAGTGCCCTTCGCGATCATCGTTCTGCGCACATCCATGCGGACCATCCCCCGCGAGACCGTCGAGGCCGCGCGCGTGGACGGCGCCGGGAGGTGGCGCACCTTCCGCTCCGTGGTGCTCCCGATGAGCGCGAACTCGCTGATCACCGCCGCGATCTTCACCTTCCTCCTCGCCTGGAGCGACTTCCTCTTCGCCCTCACGCTGACCACCACGGAGACCGTCCGGCCGATCACACTGGGGATCTACGACTACCTGGGCGCCCACACGAACCGGTGGAACGCCGTCATGGCCACCGCGGTCCTGGCCTCCGTACCGGCGGCCGTGCTGCTCGTGCTCGCCCAGCGCCGCATCGCCGCAGGCGCCGCCGACGGAGCCGTCAGGTGA
- a CDS encoding N-6 DNA methylase, which produces MSAHEAVPVSLAEIARIAGVGRAAVSNWRRRHDSFPARIGGTDVSPQFSLAEVEQWLRDNGRHRDVGGRELLWPRFEALGSRTESGLAIAAAGRRMRFPRSRTTPPELSARARDLVADAAKVGRREGPRETFEFLLRRWLETHVRQLSTTPPQLAALMARTAFAVRLGPATDVLTLLDPACGTGHLAAAAVREYEGSGLEVLACEKDLAPAALTAGRLEFLAEDHDIRTEIVCADSLRDDPFAGTKADIALCHPPFNERDWGYAELATDRRWAHGLPSRTEPELAWVQHLLAHLKPGGAAVVVLPPAVAARKAGRRVRGSLLRTGTLRAVVSLPPGSARPHSVALQLWILRAAPDGPAAAPPSQEALLVDATRFASEGAREPSPDWDGLGSFVLAALATLDRPDREPPQGAARVPLLGLLDDEVDVTPGRYTAAAAGPSREELAAGWDEFGTLLIDLAEHARRLSALASEAEGAQTATTVGDLVTAGALTLRTGRQPTAPAGGAAVPLLTVADLLNDGTPGATVPIGSAQAVAEEGDVVVAGVARAFRAWVHEGPPLALGPQLYVLRVAVGELEPHFLAGCLSAPANGRQAGTHASSSSRVDIRRLQVLRLPLEQQTAYAEAFRRLRVFEALLTAAGSAGEELANDMSDRLATGGPTT; this is translated from the coding sequence GGCCGAGGTCGAGCAGTGGCTGCGCGACAACGGCAGGCACAGGGACGTCGGTGGACGCGAGCTGCTGTGGCCGCGGTTCGAGGCACTCGGCAGCCGGACGGAGTCGGGGCTGGCCATCGCCGCGGCGGGCCGCCGGATGCGCTTCCCCAGGTCGCGCACCACACCGCCCGAACTCTCCGCGCGAGCACGTGATCTGGTGGCCGACGCCGCGAAGGTGGGACGGAGGGAGGGGCCGCGGGAGACCTTCGAGTTCCTGCTGCGACGATGGCTGGAGACCCACGTCCGGCAGCTCAGCACCACGCCGCCGCAACTCGCCGCGTTGATGGCCCGGACTGCCTTCGCCGTCCGCCTCGGCCCGGCAACGGACGTACTGACCCTCCTCGATCCCGCGTGCGGCACCGGGCACCTGGCCGCCGCGGCCGTGCGGGAGTACGAGGGCTCCGGGCTGGAGGTGCTCGCGTGCGAGAAGGACCTGGCACCGGCCGCGTTGACGGCCGGCCGGCTCGAGTTCCTCGCGGAGGACCACGACATCCGGACAGAGATCGTCTGCGCCGACTCGCTGCGGGACGACCCCTTCGCCGGAACGAAGGCCGACATCGCGCTGTGCCACCCTCCGTTCAACGAACGCGACTGGGGCTACGCGGAGCTGGCCACCGACCGGCGCTGGGCGCACGGCCTGCCGTCGCGCACCGAGCCCGAACTGGCCTGGGTGCAGCACCTGTTGGCCCACCTCAAGCCTGGCGGCGCCGCCGTGGTCGTCCTCCCGCCGGCCGTCGCCGCACGCAAGGCGGGCCGCCGTGTCCGCGGCTCCCTGCTGCGCACGGGCACGCTGCGCGCCGTCGTCTCCCTGCCCCCCGGCAGCGCCCGACCACACAGCGTGGCGCTCCAGTTGTGGATCCTGCGCGCGGCACCGGACGGCCCGGCGGCCGCTCCCCCGAGCCAGGAAGCCCTCCTGGTGGACGCCACCCGCTTCGCCTCGGAGGGTGCACGCGAACCCAGCCCCGACTGGGACGGCCTCGGTTCGTTCGTGCTCGCCGCGCTGGCGACCCTCGACCGGCCGGACCGGGAACCGCCGCAGGGCGCGGCACGGGTGCCCCTGCTCGGCCTTCTCGACGACGAGGTGGACGTCACCCCGGGCCGCTACACCGCGGCGGCAGCCGGGCCGTCCCGTGAGGAACTCGCCGCCGGGTGGGACGAGTTCGGGACCCTGCTCATCGATCTGGCCGAACATGCACGGCGGCTGTCCGCCCTCGCGTCGGAGGCCGAAGGCGCGCAGACCGCCACGACGGTGGGCGACCTCGTCACAGCGGGAGCGCTGACACTGCGCACCGGCCGCCAGCCGACGGCACCGGCCGGCGGCGCGGCCGTTCCGCTCCTCACCGTCGCCGATCTCCTGAACGACGGCACACCCGGCGCGACGGTCCCGATCGGCTCGGCCCAGGCCGTCGCCGAGGAGGGCGACGTCGTGGTCGCCGGGGTGGCGCGGGCGTTCCGGGCATGGGTCCACGAGGGACCGCCCCTGGCCCTCGGCCCCCAGCTCTACGTCCTGCGCGTGGCCGTGGGAGAACTGGAGCCCCACTTCCTCGCCGGGTGCCTGAGCGCGCCGGCCAACGGGCGTCAGGCCGGCACCCACGCCTCCAGCTCGTCCAGGGTCGACATCCGGCGTCTCCAGGTCCTCCGGCTTCCCCTGGAGCAGCAGACCGCTTACGCCGAGGCCTTCCGCCGGCTGCGAGTCTTCGAGGCACTGCTCACCGCGGCCGGCTCGGCGGGCGAGGAGCTGGCGAACGACATGAGCGACCGACTCGCGACGGGCGGGCCGACCACCTGA